GGCGACGCGGCGCATCAAACACTGCGCGAACAAACCAGCTCTTTGTGGGAATCTGCCCAGGCCGCGCGCAAGCGGCTCGATGAACTTTCGGCCAGCGAACAACAGCGAGCGCAACGGCTCGACATGCTCGGTTTTCAGGCGCAGGAAATCGACAACGCCAAACTCGAAGCCGACGAAGATACAGCGCTCATCGACGAACGTGCGCGCTTGATGAACGCGGAAAAACTGAGGGATGCCGCGGCCCTTTGCCGCGACGCACTTTCGGGGACCGAAGAAGCCGGAGCCGTTCAACTTCTGGCGCAGGCGTTGCGGGCAGCGCGTGAAATTGAATCGTTTGATGCGTCGGTGAGCGAATGGACGGAAGAGATTCAAAGCGCACTCTACGAAATCGAAGATGCAGCGGCACAAGCCAGCGCCTACGCCGACGCGCTCGACGCCGACCCACTGCGGCTGGAAGACATCGAAGCGCGCTTGCATTTGCTGACGCGCCTCAAGCGAAAATACGGCGATTCGATTGCGCGGGTTTTGGAATACCGCGCAGGAATCGAAGACGAACTTTCGCGGTTGAACCTTTCCGAAGAAGAGCTTTCAGCCTTGCGAGATGAAGCCGATGCCCATCGCGCGAGGTTTCTGGCGGTTGCCGAAAAGCTGTCGCAGTCGCGGCAAAAACTGGCAAAGAGGTTTTCCACCGAAGTCGTGAGCCATTTGCAAACGCTCGCCATGGAAAAAACGCGTTTTGAAGTCGGCTTCGAGCGCGGCGAAGGCAGCGCCGATGGCATCGATGTCGTCGAGTTCCTGTTTCAAGCGAATCCCGGCCAACCGCTGCGTCCACTTGCGCGCATTGCGTCAGGCGGCGAAATCTCGCGCGTGATGCTGGCCTTGCGCTCGGCTCTCTTCGCGCCACAAAGCGACGATCCAGCCTCGGGCGTGATTCCCATTCTGGTTTTCGACGAAGTCGATACCGGCATCGGCGGCGTGACGGCGGAAAGCGTCGGCATCAAAATGCGCGAACTGGCGCGCGGCTTCCAAGTTTTTTGCGTCACGCACTTGCCTCAAATCGCGCGACGTGCCGATTCGCATTTCCGCGTTTTGAAAGAAAGCGACGACGCGCGCACTCTCGTTTCCGTTACGCGACTCGACGGCGAAGACCGCGTGCGCGAACTCGCGCGCATGATGGGCGGTGAAACCGAAAGCACCTTGCGCCATGCCCAGGAACTACTCGCGGAAAATGGAACGGCAAAGCCAAAACGAAAGAAGAAATAAGTACGGTCGAATTCGACCGTACTCTTTTTATGAAGATTCTGCATTTCGCCGATGTTCATCTCGGCATGGAAAATTACGGGCGCGTCAATCCGCAAACGGGTTTGCATTCGCGCTTTGAAGACGGCCTAAAATGCCTGACCTTTATCGTCGATACCGCAATCGAGCGCAATGTCGATGCGGCGATTTTCGCGGGCGATGCGTACCGCACCAGCGACCCGAACCCGACGCATCAACACGGCTTCGCCTCGCAAATGCGCCGTTTGCGTGACGCTGGAATTCCCCTGATTATGGTGCCGGGAAACCATGATATGCCGGTTTCGTTCGGGCGTAAAAGTTCGCTCGATATTTTCTCGGCGCTGGGCACCGATTGCGTTCATGTTCTGGCGACGCGCGCGATTTCGGTTATCGAAACGCACAGCGGCCCGCTGCAAATCGTGGCGTTTCCGTGGCCTTCACGCGCCACAATGCTGGCGAAAGATGAGTTTCGCGGCGCCACCGAAGAAGCCGTTACGCACGCGATTGAAAGTGCCAGCGAAAGTTGGTTACGCGTCATTGCGCAGGAATGTGACCGGACGCTTCCAACGGTTTTGGTCGCGCACGTTATGGCCGACCGCGCTGAAACATCCGGCTCCGAATATTACGCAGCCATCATGCGCGATCCGAAGCTTGGTGTTGGAAGTCTGGCGCTCGAAGAATTCGATTACGTCGCGCTCGGTCATGTCCATAAATTTCAAGACTTGAATAAAGGCGCGCAGCCACCGGTTGTTTATACCGGCTCGATGGACAGAATCAATTTTGGTGAAGAAAAAGACACCAAAGGTTTTTGCGTCGTTGAAATTGAAAAAGGCAACGCGACTTACGAATTCGTGGAAACGCCCGTCCGCGTGTTTGTCACGATTCGCGCCGACATCGACGCCGACGAAGAACCGACAGCGGCTATTTTGGCAGCAATCGACCGCCGCAAAGAAAAGATTCCGGGCGCGGTTGTGCGCGTGGTTTACGACGCCGAATCGGGCCGCGACCTAGACCTTGATTTCAAAGAACTACACGCCGCTCTGGCAGAGGCGTGGCTTGTGGACAGCATTGCGCGTGCGCCGCGCGTCAGCGAAGAACGGGTGCGCCGCAGCGACCTTACCGAAAGTTTGGGATGGCCTGAAGCGCTCGATAAATACGCCGAAGTCAATCGCGACATTGTGCCCTACTTGCCCGAAATCAAAGCGGCCGCCGCACGTATTGAAGCAACCTTAAAGAATTGAGTACGGTCGAATTCCGGGTGCCCACACGAAGTGAAGGGCGGATACCGCCTTTTGTAAACTGCATCCGTGATACCGATTACGCTGCACCTTTCCAATTTTCTCTCTTACGGCGAAAACCTCCCGCCGCTCGATTTCACCCAGTTTCATACAGCCTGTTTGTCGGGTAATAACGGCAATGGCAAATCGGCCATTCTTGACGCGCTCACGTGGGCGCTTTGGGGACAGGCACGCAATGCAACGCCTTCGCTTCTGCGTCTTGGCCAAAGCGAAATGCGCGTCGAATTCGTTTTCGATCTCGATGGCGAGCGCTATCGCGTATCGCGCGGCTATCTCAAGAATAAGCGCTCGTCGGCAACGCTCGAATTAAATGTTTTGGATACCGACAGCGGCTTGTATCGCGCGATTACACGGGCGTCGGTGCGCGAAACGCAGGAGCAAGTCGATGGCTTGCTGCGCATGGATTACGAGACGTTTTTGTCGTCGGCGTATCTCAAACAAGGTCAGGCCGACCGCTTTTCCAAACAGCCACCTGGACAACGCAAACAAGTGCTGGCGGAAATTCTGGGCCTCGCGCGCTATCAGGAAATCGCCGACAAAGCGCGCGCCGAATCCCGAATCAATGAGGCGCGCGTGGAAGCACTGGACGCGCAAATCGAAAGCATTGAAGCATTTTTGGGCACGCGTACCGAAGCGCAGCGCTTATTTAATCTGTATTCGGAAGCCATTGAACAGTTCGCGCCTGAAATCGAGCGGCTGCAGGATGTGGTCGAGGCGAAAACGGCGCAAAAAATTCGACTTGATGAACGCCGCAAGCGGGCGCTGCAAATCGCCGGAGAAGTGGCCGAAGCAACAGCCCGATTGGACCGTGCGAAATCGGCGCGTGCCGAATTGGTGCGACAGCAAAACGACATCAACGATTGGCAGGCGCAAAGCGATAGCATCGTGGCGGATTTGGAACTCTATCGTAAAGCTAAAGACGACCTCGCGCGCTGGGACGCGGTCGCTGAAAAGTTTGCGGCGTTGCGCGATGAACACGCGCGTTTGAAAGAACACATCGACAACGCTGCCGCAACGCTGCGCACGCGCTTGAACGAACTCGATGCGCAAATCGCCCACGAAGAAAACATCGCCGCACAAAGTCGCACTCAACTTCAAGACAGCGACAGTGTGCGCGGGCGCGCGAAAGAATTGGAAACTGCACGCGAAGAAGAAGAGGCGCACGCGCGCCGACGCGTGGCTTATGACGCGGCGCTCCAAAGCGTGCGCGAAGCCGAAAACGCCCTACGTGCCGCGCGACTGCAAAGTGAAAGCGAATTATCCGCGCTGCAACGAGAACTGCTGGAAGCGGAAAACGCCGCGACACGCGCGCAACAGCTTGCGCCAGAAGTGGCGCGCATTGAAGCTGAACTCGCGCAACTCGATGAAGCACACTCGAGTGTCGATGCGCTGCAAAACCAGCGCATCGAATTCGAGGCGCGATTGGCGCAACTCAAACAGCACGTCGATGCGGAACGCGCTGCGATTGCTGCAAGCGAGCAAAAGCTCAAAGTTTTGCAGGCGAATCCCAACGCGCAATGTCCGCTATGCCGCAGCGGTTTGGGCGAACACGGGCGCGAGCATATCGAAGAAAGCATTGAAGACGAAATCACCAACGCCAACGCGCGCGTCGATGAATACACCGCCGAAGGCCGTCTGGTAAAGCAGAAGAAGGCCGCTGTCGGTGCGCCGTTGGAAGCGGCGCAAGCGAAGTTGCGCGATGCGCCGCGCCTTAACGCCGAAGCCGCGCGTTTGCGTCATGCACTCGAAGATGCCAACAAAGTACGGTCGAATTCGGGGGGACTTCAACAGCAAGTGGAAGCGGCACACGCGGCGCTCGAACGCGGCGATTTCGCGCCCGAACTGGCAGCGCGCGCCAAAAGCTTTCAGGCCGAACTCGATGCTGTTGGCTACGACGCGGCGGCTCACGAAGCAGCGGCAACGCGTGTGCGCGAATTGGCGCCCGTCGAGCGTGAACTTCATGAATTGCGCTTTGCCGAAGACAAGCTATCGGCAGCGGAAGCAAAAACTGCCGAGTTACAGCCAGAACGTGCTGAAATCGCAACGCAACTGGAAAGCGGAAGTTTTGCCGCCGCAGAATCGCGTGAGTTAGCGCGCGTCAAAGCAGAAGGCGAGAAGCTGGCTTATAACAAAGACGCAAAAATTGCGCATCGGGCGGCACGCGACGAAGAACAACGACTGAGCAACGCGCCGATTCGCTGGGATCGCTTGCAAAACGTCCTCGCCAACGCCGACCGCGTGGCGCGCGCAACCGAAGAAAACACTCAAGCGACACGCGAATTGGAAGCTACGGTGCAGCGATTGGAAGCTGAGGAAAAAGGCTTGGGAGATGTGGCGATTCAGGCGGCGGAATGCGAACGCGCATTGAATGCAGCGCAAGCTGAATTGCGCGTTGTGCGCGACCGCAAAAGCGAAGCGGACACCGAACTGGGCAAGCAACATGCGCTGTTAGACGAATGCACACGGCGCGAAACCGAGCGAGGCGTCTTAGCCGAAGAGCGCAAGGAAAAAGCGCGCGAATGCCATGTTCTCAAGGAAACCGCGAAAGCATTCGGCAAAGACGGTATTCAGGCGCTGATTATCGAAAACGCGATTCCCGAAATTCAGGATGACGCCAACCAGATTCTGCGACGACTGACCAGAAACACCATGCAGATTTCGCTCGAATCGCAGCGCGAAAAGCAAAGCGGTGGCACACGCGAAACGCTCGACATCAAAATTTCTGATGACAGAGGCACGCGCGAATACCTCCTGTTTTCGGGCGGCGAAGCGTTTCGCGCCGACTTCGCGCTGCGCATCGCGCTTTCCAAGTTACTCGCGCGTCGCGCCGGAACGCAGCTTCGCACGCTGATTATCGACGAAGGTTTCGGCACGCAGGACAAAGAAGGTTTAAGTCAGATGATCGAGTGCATTCAGACCATCGCCGACGACTTTTCCAAAGTGCTTGTGGTGACACATCTCGACGAAATCAAGAACGCTTTTCCCACGCGCATCGAAGTGGTGAAAGATGCGGCTTCGGGTTCGCGTTATGAAGTGATAACGGCATAAGGTACAGTCGAATTCGACTGTACCTTGCCAATGTTAAATTTTCAAAGAATAGGAAACGTGTTGCATTACAATTCGTTAAATTGTATGCTTCACAATCCTGTCGTTTTGAAGTGCTGCAGACAATTTGACCAAGTCACACTGGGGGCCTAATTCGCAAGAGCGAAAACAATCCTGATCTGGTGTGGCTCTTTTTTGTGCCCGAAGACCGCGAGGCTTTCGGTGCGATAAAAGACACTCAAATGTCGATGTGGCTTCCGAAAGGCGGGAAAACAATTGTCCTGGATTCGTGGCGCGGGACAAATGAATCACACAGCCGCGAAAGGAGTGTGGCCCGGTTAACAACAACGTCTTGTCGCAACGCTGTAAGACGTTTCGAAGGTCGGGCATTTTCGGAGTGACGGGCCAAAAAGCCCGCACCAACGGAGGATCGAGATGCATTTGGTAATCGAAGGACGTGGCGGCGACTGGCACAAGTTGCAAGATTTGCCCGCGCTGTATGAGTTGTTGGACACCCTTCCGGGTCGGATTAACATGACGAAGATCATGCCGCCCATCGTCACACGCTACGTTGGTGTAACTCCTGAAGATTGGGGCATCAGCGGTTTTGTAATGATTGCCGAATCTCACATCTCGGTTCACACATTTCCTGAAAGTGGCGAAGTCGCCATTGACGTTTTTTCCTGCAAAGAATTCGACCCTGCTTACACCTGCGACCTCTTGATGGAAGCCTTTGGCTTGAAGTCGGTTGAAACGTGCGTCTTGCGTCGTGGTCTGGAATACGGCGAAGGCACCTCCATGCTACCGACACGCTGGGCCACCGAAGCCACCGCTTACACGCCTAACGTTACCAAGCCCGACGCCGAACTGGTTGGCGCGACCTCCTTGCCCGGCTACAACCCGAACGGCTACGAAAGCAACGGTGCTCCGCTGAATGGCCACTCAATGAATTAAGGTCCGGTCGTTTTCGACGGTACTCGTAAAGCCCGCTGAAACTTTTCAGCGGGCTTTTGTTTTATGACACGTTTTCAACGAGTCTCTCCGTTTGCATTCTTATTGAGCTTGCTCGTGTTGTGGCTGTTGGAACGCAACGCCGAACGTCACTGGTTACTTGCGCTTATAACCTATGTGCCGCAACACTGGCTTCTCGTGCCTTGGCTCCTTTTGGTTTACGGCGCTACGCGTAAACACAACCGGCAAGCGCTGGCCGTTCATTCCATTTCGCTTGGCGTAATTGCCTTTGTTTTTCTGGGTGTCAACGTTCCCTTTCGTCGTCTCGTCGCGCCTCCAACGGCACAAGGAACGCGGTTGCGTGTCGTCAGCTATAACGTAAAGCTGTCGAAGAAAAGCACCTCAGCCGTTGCGAAGGCGATTGAGAATCTGAACGCCGATGTCGTCTGCGCGCAAGAAGTGCCGTGGCTTCCAAGCGAAAACGCAGCAGTCGCGCCGTTACTGCGCGCGCTTCCCGATTGGCACGCGCAGCACGACGGCGAACTGCTGACGCTTTCGCGCACGCCGATTCTGTCATCGAAGGTGCATCGCATGGGAAAGAGCGGAGCCGTCTCCTGTCAGGAAACCGTTATCAACGTGCGTGGTAACCGGATCCATTTTTTCAACACGCACATTGTGTATCCTGGCAGCCCTTCGCGGGATATCGGAGCACAAATCGAGCGCAGCATGCCAATGCGTGCGGCGCAAACGCGTGGCGTCATTCGAGCCGCACAAATCTCCAGTCCCTCAATTATCATGGGCGATTTTAATACGCCGCCACGCGGACAAATTTACGCGGCCTTTCGAACCCATTGGCGCGATACGTTTCGGGATGCGGGTTGGGGCAGCGGAAATAGTTTTCCCGTTGGCTTGCCACTCATCCGCATTGACTACGTGTGGACTTCGCGCGATTTCCAGGCGCAGCGCTGTTTCGTCGCAAATGAGAACGCTTCCGACCATTATCCGCTCGTGGCAGATTTGGTTCTTCGATAAAGCAGGCTGCTGCGCTTGCAGCTCTGGCGTTACTTGGGCATGACCTGGCAAATCGCATCGCGCAGCGCTTCCATGCTCACCGGTTTTGCGAGGTGGAGCGCAAAGCCCGCGTCGAAAGCGCGCTCACGATCTTCTTCACGCGCGTGGGCCGTCAGCGCGATCACCGGAATATGCTTGTGCTCTGAGGCTTTCACACGACGGAGAAATTCGAATCCATCGGCACCGGGCATTGCAATATCCGAAACGATAACATCAGGCTTCCAGCCGCTCGCCAAAATTTGAAACGCTTCGTCGCTCGATGCCCCCACGCGCGTATCCCACTGACAAGTGCGAAGCATTTGCTCAAGCATGGCGCGAGCGTCATCGTCGTCGTCGAGGAGCAGAACGCTGCCGTTGCAGGGGCCATCATCGCGCGCACCCAGGACTTCTTCGTTATCCAGTTGCGATTCGGCTTCCAGCAACGGCAAGAAAACGCGGAAGCTCGTGCCCTGACCGAGACCGGGAGAATCGGCTTCGACCTTGCCACCGTGCGCCTGCGCGAGATGGCGCACAATCGCAAGCCCAAGGCCTAATCCGCCATGATGCCTCGTGGTGGTAGCATCGGCCTGACGAAAACGCTCCCATACGTGTGGCAGGAATTCCGACGAGATTCCCGCGCCTGAATCGCGGACTTCAAGCACAGCCGAGGTACGGTCGTATTCGACCGTACTCAGCGTGACCTCGATGCGTCCATTGGTCGGCGTGAATTTGACGGCATTGGTCAGCAAGTTTGCGACGATCTGACGCAAGCGACCGCTATCGCCGTCGAGTTCGAATGGCTGCGCCGGCGCTTGCCAGTGCAAGGAAATTTTCTTTTCTTCCGTCGCGGCGCGAATCATTTCAATGGCGGCTTCAATCGGCGCGCGCCAGTCGAGGCGTTGCGCATCGATTGCGAGCTTGCCCGAAATCATACGCGAGACATCCAACAAATCGTTGACAAGTTGCAACTGCACATGAGCGTTGCGGCCAATCGCTTCCAAAGCGCGCGTATTCTGCTCCTCATTGAGACGGCCCGCATTGATGAGGTCAATCCAGCCCAGCAGCGGTGTCAGCGGCGTGCGCAATTCGTGAGACACAACAGCCAGAAACTCGTCTTTGGAGCGATTGGCATTTTCCGCTTCACGCTGCGCGGTTTGGGCTTCGCCGTAAAGCCGAGCATTATCCACGGCGAGCGCCGCACGTCGCGCCAGTTCTTCCGCAAGCGCGACATCGAGTTCGTCGTATCGCCGTTCAGAGCGCGCGGTCGCCATGGTCAGTGCGCCCAACATTCGCCCGCGCGCACACAAGGGAACCGACATCAACGAACGTAAACCGGCGGCCTGCATAGAAGCCCACTGGGTTTCGTCGGGCCACAGGGCGCGCAAATTTTCTTCGTTCGCAACGGGGAGGAAAACCGTGTCGGTGTTAGTTGGCTGTCCGCTATCGTCCTGTGAAAAGGGGCTGTCCATTCCCGCGAGCGATTTCATGTGCCACAGGAACCGTTCCTTGGAGGAATCGGTATGCGCGACGGCCACGCGGCGTTCTTTGGAGGCGTCTTCTAAGACATCGATAACGCACCAGTCCGCTTCGGCAGGAACCAGCATGCGCGCCACACTACCCAGCGTCGTTTCCAGATCGAGCGAGGCCGCAAACTCCTGCGACGCTTCGAGAATAACTGCTTGATGATGTTCGTTGCGGCGACGTTCGGTAATGTCCCGACAGGTGCCCATGAGGCGCCCGGCCCCTGCGGTGTCGCTCGTCATCAAGGCACCGGTTGCCGCCAGCCAATGAATGCCGCCAACGGGCCAAACGACGCGAAATTCGACTTCAAGAAGTTCACCGCTCGTCGCCGATTGCGCGCAGGCCTGCCGCAGCAGAATATGGTCGTCAGGATGGACCAGAGAGGCAAACTGCGCGTAATCGACGGTCGTGGTGTCGGTTGGACAGCCGAGCATCATCAGAGCCAGAGGCGAACAGTTGATCTTTCCGGTTTCGAGATTCCAATCCCATGTTCCCAGCCGACCGGCGCGTAACGCCAGGTGCAACCTTTGTTCGCTTTCGCGCAGCGCGTTTTCGGCTTCTTTCGCTTCGGTAATATCGCGGCGCGTGCCCCATGCGCGCACCACACAATCGCCTTCGATGATGCCGAGCAAACTGGAAATATAATAGTGCGTGCGCCCATCGCGCTCGACACGATTCGATTCCACGCCACTGAGATGCCAGTTATTGGAAGCAAAGGCGCGTAGATAGGCTTCGTTGGGCGGCGTGCGCGGTAGTAGTTCTGCGAGCGTGCGGCCAATGGCTTCGCGTCCGTAATCGAAGCCGTAAATGTGGGCCATCGCGTCGTTGCACTCGGCGAGATACGCGCGTTCGTAAACCAGATCGATTTGCTCATCGAGTGGCAGCGAAACATTAACCGGTTCGGTCAGTTCATAACGCCAGATGGCTTCCGTGCTCTGCGCGATGAACGCCTGATAACGATCTTCGCTTTCCTGCAATGCGTCTTCAGCAGCGCGGCGTTCGGTAATGTCGCGCTGTGTGCCCCACGCTCTCACCAAATGGTCGTCTTCGATAATTCCGACGAGATTGTTGCTGAACGACCGCCACTCGCCATTTCGATTTCGTTCTTTCGATTCCGCGTCGGCAATACGGTAGCCCGAACGGATGAATCCGCGCAAATACTCGCGATTTCCGGGCGTGTCCGGCATAACATCGGCCAGGCGCGTTCCGATGATTTCTTCCGCCTGCTTATAACCGTACATAACAGCCAGGGCGTCGTTGCATTCGACAAGCAAACCGCCCTCAAACATGACATCAATCTGGGCTTCAACGTCGAGAAAAATTGAAATCGGCGGGCACTCGTAGCGCCAGATGGCTTCGGAGCTTTGCGATATAAACGCCTGATAGCGCTCTTCGCTGGCGCGCAAAGCGGCTTCCACCGCATCGCGTTCTGATTCGGCTTTCAAGCGCTGCGTGATATCGTGAGCCATGACGAGAACGCCGCCCACGCCACTTTCGGTCGGCAGCGGTGCGATGGCCATATCGAGCGTGCGCGCCGAACCGTCGCGGGCATATCCTTCCATACGGATCTCCGCGTTGCCGCCCTGGAGAGCCTTCATGTAGCCTTGGAGTGCAATTTCGCGCGAAGTCGAGGTGGTGACATCGAAAAAGTGACGGCCCAGCAATTCTTCGGGCGCATAGCCCATGATGCGCTGGCACGCCGGATTCAGCGCGACAAAACGGCCCTCGCGGTCGAGCGCGAAGATGCCGTTAGGATTTCTTTCATAAAGAGAGCGGAGCCACTGGCTGCCTCGCTCCAATTCACCTTTGAGTTCGTCCGCTGTATCGCCAGGAACGTCTGCGGAAGCAGATTCCTTCATCTCACGCCTCCACTCGACCGGTTACGGTTTCCCTATTATAAGCGAAGTCAGAAGAGAATTGACAAAAAGAGTACGGTCGATTTCGACCGTACTCTTGTGCCACAAAGGGAAGGGCTAATCGCTCTGGCTCAGCCGCTTTTTTTCTTCGCCAAACATGAGCTCGTGAGCTTCACGCAAGACGCCAGGAATCTTATCGGCAAACGGCGACGCCGCGATAACCGGAGCAAGCGCCGCTTCGTCCAGATCTTTCGCGTTGTGTCCAGGGAACCAGTGACCGGCGTTGCCGAGCAGGTTGTAGCGCATCTTGCCCCACTCGACCAAGTCGAGCGATTTTGCATACGTCCACAAGCGCAGAATCTCGCGCACATTTACATCCCCCGGCACATCGAGATGTTCGGGAATGCCTTCAGGCCAGCGCGCGCACCAATCGGCTCCGAGCGTTCGTTCCATTTCGGCGCGCAACCGCGCTTCGATTTCGCTCAGCAACTTCTGGTCGCCACGATATTTCAGGGCTTCAACGTGTTGGTCGAAATCGGACGGACGTGCCGCGCCAATCGACAGCGTATGAACTTCGGGCCGTGCCAGACAATATAAATCATTGAACTGCATCGGCGAAAGTGGCGCGCACAAATCGACGAGTTTCGCCGGCGGTTCGTATAACTTTCCGCCTTTATCGACCGGAGAAATAATGAAAACGCCCATGTCCTGCTTGCGCGCTTCCAGAACCGAAGGCCAGTTCAAATCGTTGACGTAATACCAGTGCAAGTTGACGTAATCGAATTCGCCGGTCGCGCACGCCTGAGAAATCATCGGCTCGGTTCCGTGGGTCGAGAAACCGATAAAGTTCGCTCGTCCTTCTCGCTGAATTTCGCGCGCGACTTCCATGCAGCCGCCCTTGCGCAACACCTGATCGAGAACTTCGAGCGTATTGACACCATGAAATGCCAGCAAATCGACGTGATCCAATTTCAGATACGCCATACTTTTTTCGAAGTTGGCGCGAAATTCTTTCGGGTCGTCGCTGGGGCCGACTTTGGTTTGCACAATCAGCTTTTCGCGTGGAATGCTCGGCAACACCTTGCCGAGCATCATTTCTGACGTGCCGTAGCCGCGCGCCGTCTCGATGTGGTTCACGCCCACTTCAAGCGCGCGATGAACCGTTGCTTCCAGATTCTCCTGGTTAGCAACTTCGATTTCCTCGGGGCTTAAATCTGTCCAACCCTGCTGAAAGCGCATTCCGCCACAGGTGATAACCGACATTTGCAAATCGGTGCGTCCAAAACGGCGATATTCCATGTTACTCCGAGGTACGGTCGATTTCGACTGTACCTAAATAGTGTTGTGCAGCGCGCAAATCGTCGGGCGTGTCGATGGCAATATTCACGACACCTTCGACAACCGCAAGACGAATTTTCTGACCATTTTCCAACGCGCGCAACTGTTCAAGCTTTTCGGTTTCTTCAAGGGGCGACGACGGCAGCTGTGCCATTTTTTTCAGCCAGTCCGCAGTGTAAGCGTATATTCCGATGTGGCGCAGCAAAGGCTGTGGCGCATCGCTCGCATCGCGGCGCAAGGGAATCGCCGCGCGCGAAAAGTACAATGCATCGCCGTTGTGCGCGCGCACCGCTTTTACCACGTTCGGGTCGGCCTCTTGTGACGTCGGCATCGGCGTCGCAAGCGTTGCCATCGGCAATTCGCGGTCGGCGCGCATTAATTCAATAAGCGCATCGACATGGCGCGCCTGAACGAACGGCTCATCGCCCTGCAGATTGACCACGACGCGATGCTCGTTTTCGTTTTTCTGGGGAAATACATCGCGCAGCGATTGGGCGAGGCGGTCGGTACCCGTCGCGCACGAAGCATCCGTCCGAGCGACGCGCGCATCGTGCGGTAAAAAACTGCGTTCGATGGTTTCCGCA
The Abditibacteriaceae bacterium DNA segment above includes these coding regions:
- a CDS encoding exonuclease SbcCD subunit D; its protein translation is MKILHFADVHLGMENYGRVNPQTGLHSRFEDGLKCLTFIVDTAIERNVDAAIFAGDAYRTSDPNPTHQHGFASQMRRLRDAGIPLIMVPGNHDMPVSFGRKSSLDIFSALGTDCVHVLATRAISVIETHSGPLQIVAFPWPSRATMLAKDEFRGATEEAVTHAIESASESWLRVIAQECDRTLPTVLVAHVMADRAETSGSEYYAAIMRDPKLGVGSLALEEFDYVALGHVHKFQDLNKGAQPPVVYTGSMDRINFGEEKDTKGFCVVEIEKGNATYEFVETPVRVFVTIRADIDADEEPTAAILAAIDRRKEKIPGAVVRVVYDAESGRDLDLDFKELHAALAEAWLVDSIARAPRVSEERVRRSDLTESLGWPEALDKYAEVNRDIVPYLPEIKAAAARIEATLKN
- a CDS encoding endonuclease/exonuclease/phosphatase family protein; this translates as MTRFQRVSPFAFLLSLLVLWLLERNAERHWLLALITYVPQHWLLVPWLLLVYGATRKHNRQALAVHSISLGVIAFVFLGVNVPFRRLVAPPTAQGTRLRVVSYNVKLSKKSTSAVAKAIENLNADVVCAQEVPWLPSENAAVAPLLRALPDWHAQHDGELLTLSRTPILSSKVHRMGKSGAVSCQETVINVRGNRIHFFNTHIVYPGSPSRDIGAQIERSMPMRAAQTRGVIRAAQISSPSIIMGDFNTPPRGQIYAAFRTHWRDTFRDAGWGSGNSFPVGLPLIRIDYVWTSRDFQAQRCFVANENASDHYPLVADLVLR
- the recN gene encoding DNA repair protein RecN encodes the protein MLHEIRIFNLALIDRADISFGPGLNVLTGETGAGKSVLIHALGLLVGERATSEQVGKAEAKARVEGLFDISQSPRAKAFLEAQDIAYEDDQLIVQREVSADGRSRVRCNGQLVTASLLRELGASLVDLHGQHEHQLLLRAETHLGFLDEFGDAAHQTLREQTSSLWESAQAARKRLDELSASEQQRAQRLDMLGFQAQEIDNAKLEADEDTALIDERARLMNAEKLRDAAALCRDALSGTEEAGAVQLLAQALRAAREIESFDASVSEWTEEIQSALYEIEDAAAQASAYADALDADPLRLEDIEARLHLLTRLKRKYGDSIARVLEYRAGIEDELSRLNLSEEELSALRDEADAHRARFLAVAEKLSQSRQKLAKRFSTEVVSHLQTLAMEKTRFEVGFERGEGSADGIDVVEFLFQANPGQPLRPLARIASGGEISRVMLALRSALFAPQSDDPASGVIPILVFDEVDTGIGGVTAESVGIKMRELARGFQVFCVTHLPQIARRADSHFRVLKESDDARTLVSVTRLDGEDRVRELARMMGGETESTLRHAQELLAENGTAKPKRKKK
- a CDS encoding S-adenosylmethionine decarboxylase; the protein is MHLVIEGRGGDWHKLQDLPALYELLDTLPGRINMTKIMPPIVTRYVGVTPEDWGISGFVMIAESHISVHTFPESGEVAIDVFSCKEFDPAYTCDLLMEAFGLKSVETCVLRRGLEYGEGTSMLPTRWATEATAYTPNVTKPDAELVGATSLPGYNPNGYESNGAPLNGHSMN
- a CDS encoding SMC family ATPase codes for the protein MIPITLHLSNFLSYGENLPPLDFTQFHTACLSGNNGNGKSAILDALTWALWGQARNATPSLLRLGQSEMRVEFVFDLDGERYRVSRGYLKNKRSSATLELNVLDTDSGLYRAITRASVRETQEQVDGLLRMDYETFLSSAYLKQGQADRFSKQPPGQRKQVLAEILGLARYQEIADKARAESRINEARVEALDAQIESIEAFLGTRTEAQRLFNLYSEAIEQFAPEIERLQDVVEAKTAQKIRLDERRKRALQIAGEVAEATARLDRAKSARAELVRQQNDINDWQAQSDSIVADLELYRKAKDDLARWDAVAEKFAALRDEHARLKEHIDNAAATLRTRLNELDAQIAHEENIAAQSRTQLQDSDSVRGRAKELETAREEEEAHARRRVAYDAALQSVREAENALRAARLQSESELSALQRELLEAENAATRAQQLAPEVARIEAELAQLDEAHSSVDALQNQRIEFEARLAQLKQHVDAERAAIAASEQKLKVLQANPNAQCPLCRSGLGEHGREHIEESIEDEITNANARVDEYTAEGRLVKQKKAAVGAPLEAAQAKLRDAPRLNAEAARLRHALEDANKVRSNSGGLQQQVEAAHAALERGDFAPELAARAKSFQAELDAVGYDAAAHEAAATRVRELAPVERELHELRFAEDKLSAAEAKTAELQPERAEIATQLESGSFAAAESRELARVKAEGEKLAYNKDAKIAHRAARDEEQRLSNAPIRWDRLQNVLANADRVARATEENTQATRELEATVQRLEAEEKGLGDVAIQAAECERALNAAQAELRVVRDRKSEADTELGKQHALLDECTRRETERGVLAEERKEKARECHVLKETAKAFGKDGIQALIIENAIPEIQDDANQILRRLTRNTMQISLESQREKQSGGTRETLDIKISDDRGTREYLLFSGGEAFRADFALRIALSKLLARRAGTQLRTLIIDEGFGTQDKEGLSQMIECIQTIADDFSKVLVVTHLDEIKNAFPTRIEVVKDAASGSRYEVITA